One Echinicola strongylocentroti DNA window includes the following coding sequences:
- a CDS encoding lipoprotein signal peptidase yields MKYLKYFGITLLVILIDQIVKLAVDTNMAMGTAGQIKIFGDWFKLHYTTNPGMAFGMELGSEYGKLILTTFRLVAMVGIGYYLYYLIMKKVHPGYIICIAMILGGAIGNLVDSVFYGVLLGNAPYDASTPWFHGQVVDMFYIDIWEGFIPDWVPLWGGSYTALWPIFNVADASIFMGVVFILLFQKRFFGEETKQHQEEEEDEIQRQFIEEK; encoded by the coding sequence ATGAAATATTTAAAGTACTTTGGTATTACCTTACTGGTCATTTTGATTGACCAAATCGTAAAATTGGCTGTCGATACCAATATGGCAATGGGAACTGCCGGTCAGATCAAGATTTTTGGTGACTGGTTTAAGCTCCATTACACGACCAATCCAGGAATGGCCTTCGGCATGGAGCTGGGTTCTGAATATGGGAAGTTGATCTTGACGACCTTTAGGCTAGTGGCCATGGTGGGTATCGGATATTACCTGTACTACCTGATCATGAAGAAAGTACACCCTGGCTATATCATTTGCATCGCCATGATTTTGGGTGGTGCCATAGGCAATTTGGTAGATAGTGTGTTTTACGGTGTGCTTTTAGGCAATGCCCCCTATGATGCCAGCACACCATGGTTTCATGGACAAGTGGTGGACATGTTCTATATTGACATTTGGGAAGGTTTCATACCAGACTGGGTGCCGCTATGGGGCGGAAGCTATACGGCATTATGGCCGATCTTCAATGTCGCTGACGCCTCCATCTTTATGGGTGTAGTGTTCATCCTACTCTTCCAGAAAAGATTCTTTGGAGAGGAGACCAAGCAGCATCAAGAAGAGGAAGAAGACGAAATACAGCGCCAGTTTATCGAAGAAAAATAA
- the ileS gene encoding isoleucine--tRNA ligase — protein sequence MKKYQEFKQVDYPGIGESVLHYWQENKIFEKSVKNREGAETFTFFEGPPSANGTPGIHHVMARTLKDIFCRYKTLKGYQVKRKGGWDTHGLPVELQVEKELGITKEDIGKKISVEEYNQKCRETVMRFKDEWDDLTEKIGYWVDLDDPYITFEPKYIETLWSLLKRLYEKDLLYKGYTIQPYSPAAGTGLSSHELNQPGCYRDVKDTSITAQFKVKGRENEYIIAWTTTPWTLPSNSALAVGEKLDYVKVKTFNPYTFQPQTVILAKARMGALFSNKAADLKIEDYKAGDKLIPYEIVEEFKGSDMLGMEYEPLFPIDGIKLPHPAYTVIPADYVTTEDGTGIVHLAKAFGADDFRTLVQAGVPGVFIKDDQDNEIPVVDKKGKFLPVVGEYLLAKMDEHQITAHKEYTVDDFYVKNYLKEDENAAEYKNTDVIISIILKNENKAFKVEKYEHSYPHCWRTDMPVLYYPLESWFVKTTAYKDRLVELNNTINWKPEATGTGRFGNWLENLVDWNLSRSRFWGTPLPVWRNEDATETKCIGSIAELNEEIKKSIAKGIMQESPFKGEEIDLHRPYVDDVVLVDSQGNKMFREPDLIDVWFDSGAMPYAQWHYPFENEEIFKANYPADYIAEGVDQTRGWFFTLHTIAVMLFDSVAFKNVIANGLVLDKNGNKMSKRHGNAVDPFKTLKEYGPDALRWYMLSNANPWDNLKFNLEGVAEVQRRFFGTLQNTYNFFALYANLDAFTYDPANTVAVSERPELDRWIISKLQSLIKEVENSMDNYDATRATRAIMNFTVDQLSNWYVRLARKRFWRGEMNQDKQAAYETLYECLMAISQLMSSFAPFYSDWMFTNLTEGAKEAGQKIPESVHLTDWKAADNALINEDLEASMQLAQDISSLVHSLRKKDKLKVRQPLQKILIPILNEKTRQQIQHVEELIKSEVNIKSVEYIDDASGILVKNAKPNFPLLGKRFGPKMKLVAAAIGKWGHEEINMLERNGSIDIEVDGEKASLAQEEVLITSQDIPGWSVASANGITVALDVTLTEALKQEGIARDLVNRIQNLRKDMGLEVQDKITIKVAKLNEQVDSALENFSAYIQSETQALSLSVNGDVEEGTVLDMDEFELKVKVDKV from the coding sequence GTGAAAAAATATCAGGAGTTCAAACAAGTAGATTATCCCGGAATAGGAGAAAGTGTACTGCACTACTGGCAGGAGAATAAGATCTTCGAAAAATCCGTCAAAAACCGAGAGGGAGCGGAGACATTTACCTTTTTTGAAGGCCCTCCATCTGCTAATGGAACGCCGGGAATTCACCATGTGATGGCCAGAACATTGAAGGATATTTTTTGTCGGTACAAAACCCTCAAAGGATACCAGGTGAAGCGGAAAGGCGGCTGGGACACGCACGGATTGCCTGTAGAGCTGCAAGTGGAGAAGGAACTGGGCATCACCAAGGAAGATATCGGTAAGAAAATCTCTGTAGAGGAATACAATCAAAAATGCCGGGAAACGGTCATGCGCTTCAAGGATGAATGGGATGACCTTACCGAAAAAATAGGCTATTGGGTGGACTTGGATGATCCTTATATCACTTTTGAGCCGAAATACATCGAAACCCTGTGGAGCCTTCTTAAGCGACTTTACGAGAAGGACCTGCTCTATAAAGGCTATACGATCCAGCCTTATTCCCCTGCAGCTGGCACGGGGCTGAGTTCCCACGAACTCAACCAGCCAGGTTGCTACCGTGATGTGAAGGACACTTCCATCACGGCGCAGTTTAAGGTAAAAGGCCGCGAAAATGAATACATCATCGCTTGGACCACGACCCCGTGGACACTTCCTTCCAATTCCGCCCTGGCGGTGGGAGAAAAGCTCGATTATGTCAAGGTCAAAACCTTCAACCCCTATACCTTCCAGCCACAAACGGTTATTTTGGCCAAGGCCAGAATGGGCGCTTTGTTCAGTAATAAAGCTGCGGACCTAAAAATAGAGGACTATAAAGCTGGCGATAAGCTGATTCCTTATGAAATCGTGGAGGAATTCAAAGGATCGGACATGTTGGGAATGGAGTACGAACCGCTCTTCCCTATTGATGGCATCAAGCTGCCCCATCCTGCATATACAGTAATTCCTGCCGACTATGTGACCACAGAAGATGGTACGGGGATCGTCCACCTTGCCAAGGCATTTGGCGCGGATGACTTTAGGACATTGGTGCAGGCAGGTGTGCCCGGCGTATTTATCAAGGACGACCAGGACAATGAAATCCCTGTAGTGGATAAAAAAGGCAAGTTCTTGCCCGTGGTAGGTGAATACTTGCTGGCCAAAATGGATGAGCACCAAATCACCGCACATAAAGAATACACGGTCGATGATTTCTATGTAAAAAATTACCTGAAAGAGGATGAAAATGCAGCGGAATACAAAAATACCGATGTGATCATTTCCATCATCTTGAAGAATGAAAACAAGGCGTTCAAGGTAGAGAAATACGAGCACAGCTATCCCCATTGCTGGAGGACAGACATGCCTGTGCTGTATTATCCCCTAGAAAGCTGGTTTGTCAAAACCACCGCTTACAAGGATCGCTTAGTGGAGCTGAACAATACCATCAACTGGAAGCCGGAAGCCACCGGTACTGGGCGTTTTGGCAACTGGCTGGAAAATTTGGTAGACTGGAACCTCAGCCGCTCGCGGTTCTGGGGCACGCCACTGCCCGTTTGGAGAAATGAAGATGCTACCGAAACCAAGTGTATCGGCTCTATCGCTGAACTGAACGAAGAGATCAAGAAATCCATTGCCAAGGGCATTATGCAGGAATCTCCATTCAAAGGAGAAGAAATCGATCTGCACAGACCTTATGTAGATGACGTGGTCTTGGTGGACAGCCAAGGCAATAAAATGTTCCGTGAGCCAGACCTGATCGATGTGTGGTTTGACTCTGGAGCCATGCCGTATGCACAGTGGCATTACCCATTTGAAAACGAGGAAATATTTAAGGCCAATTACCCGGCAGACTATATCGCAGAAGGCGTAGACCAGACCAGAGGATGGTTCTTCACTTTGCATACCATTGCTGTGATGCTCTTTGACAGTGTAGCCTTCAAAAACGTGATCGCCAACGGCCTTGTACTGGACAAAAACGGCAACAAGATGTCCAAACGCCATGGCAATGCCGTCGATCCATTCAAAACGCTGAAAGAATATGGACCGGATGCACTCCGCTGGTACATGCTCTCCAATGCCAATCCTTGGGACAACCTGAAGTTTAACCTGGAAGGTGTAGCGGAAGTTCAGCGAAGGTTTTTTGGCACCTTGCAAAATACCTATAACTTCTTTGCGTTATATGCCAATCTGGATGCTTTTACTTATGACCCCGCCAATACCGTGGCCGTAAGTGAGCGGCCGGAACTGGACAGATGGATCATTTCCAAGCTCCAGTCCCTGATCAAGGAAGTGGAAAACTCCATGGACAATTATGATGCTACCCGAGCAACGCGTGCCATCATGAACTTTACCGTGGACCAGCTGTCCAATTGGTACGTAAGGTTGGCGAGAAAACGCTTCTGGAGAGGCGAGATGAACCAGGACAAGCAAGCGGCTTACGAGACCTTGTACGAATGTCTTATGGCGATCAGCCAGTTGATGTCGTCCTTTGCGCCGTTCTATTCGGACTGGATGTTCACCAACTTGACCGAAGGCGCTAAAGAAGCAGGTCAGAAAATTCCGGAATCGGTACATTTGACCGACTGGAAGGCAGCTGATAATGCCCTTATCAATGAAGACCTGGAAGCCAGCATGCAGTTGGCGCAAGACATTTCTTCATTAGTGCATAGCCTACGGAAGAAGGATAAACTGAAAGTACGCCAACCGCTTCAAAAGATCCTTATTCCTATCCTGAATGAAAAAACCAGGCAGCAAATCCAACATGTGGAAGAGCTGATCAAGTCTGAAGTGAACATCAAAAGTGTCGAGTACATCGATGATGCTTCAGGAATATTGGTAAAAAATGCCAAGCCTAACTTCCCGCTTCTCGGGAAACGTTTTGGGCCAAAAATGAAGCTGGTGGCCGCAGCCATCGGTAAGTGGGGCCACGAGGAAATCAACATGCTGGAGCGAAATGGCAGCATTGACATCGAGGTGGATGGAGAGAAAGCCAGCTTGGCACAAGAAGAAGTCCTCATCACCTCCCAGGACATCCCTGGCTGGTCTGTGGCCAGTGCCAATGGCATCACCGTCGCCCTGGATGTCACCCTGACCGAAGCACTCAAGCAAGAAGGCATCGCCCGGGACTTGGTCAATAGGATCCAAAATCTGAGAAAGGACATGGGGCTGGAAGTGCAGGACAAAATCACCATCAAGGTGGCCAAGCTGAACGAGCAGGTGGACAGTGCATTGGAAAACTTCTCGGCTTATATCCAGTCCGAAACACAAGCCCTCTCACTTTCTGTCAATGGAGATGTGGAAGAAGGAACAGTGCTGGACATGGATGAATTCGAACTGAAAGTAAAGGTAGATAAAGTATAA